AACCTGGGAGTGCGACCGGTTCCGACGGATAACTGATATCGGAACCCGAATATCCCCTACCTCGCAAACGGAAACCCACCCCCCGCTCCACCACCCAGCCGCGGCAGACCGCGCGGCATCATCCCCTGCAGGTTCTTCATCTGCTTCATGAACTTCTGCATCTCCTTGAACTGCTCGAGGAGACGGTTGATCTCCTGCACAGGGCGGCCGGAGCCGCGGGCTATGCGGGCGCGGCGAGAGCCGTTGAGCAGCTCGGGCTTCTTCCTCTCCTGCGGGGTCATGGAGAGGATGATCGCCTCGATGTGCTTCATGCGCTGGGGGTCGACCTTGATGTTCTTCAACATCTTGTTGTTCACCCCCGGCAGCAGCTTGAGCAGGTTTTCCAGCGGCCCCAGATTCTGGAGCTGGCGCATCGCCGTCAGGAAGTCGTCGAGATCGAAGCGCCCGGCCCCGAGCATCTTCTTCTCGAGCTTCGCGGCCTGCTCCTGGTCGAAGGAGCTCTGCGCCTTCTCGACCAGGGTCAGGACGTCGCCCATCTGGAGGATCCGCCCGGCCATCCGCTCGGGATGGAACTCCTCCAGGCCGTCCAGCTTCTCGCCGACACCGATGAACTTGATCGGCTTGCCGGTGACCCCATAGATGGAGAGCGCGGCACCACCCCGCGCATCGCCATCCATCTTGGTGAGGATGACGCCGGTGATGTCGAGCGCCTGGTCGAAGCCCTCGGCGATCTTCACCGCCTCCTGGCCGGTCATGCCGTCCGCGACGAGGAGAATCTCGTGCGGCTGAAGCGCCTGCTTCAGGCGCTTCAGCTCGTCCATCATCTCCTCGTCGATCTGCAGGCGGCCCGCGGTGTCGACGATCACCACGCGATCGCGCTCGCGCTGGGCCGTCTCCAGCGCCCGGCGAGCGATGCCGACCACGTCGGTCACCCCCGGCTCCGCCGAGACGGGCACCCCCACCTGCTCGCCGAGCGTCTGCAGCTGCTCGACCGCGGCAGGCCGGTAGACGTCGCAGGCGACCAGGCGAGTCTGGC
This sequence is a window from Longimicrobiaceae bacterium. Protein-coding genes within it:
- the ffh gene encoding signal recognition particle protein, with translation MFDQLSDKLDGVLSGFRQRGVLTEPMIRDGLREIRRVLLEADVNYQVTREFLKRVEARALGEQVLKSVSPGQQIVRAVHQELTAMLGEKRAPLAIAPAPPTIIMMVGLQGSGKTTTAGKLARRMKREMRQTRLVACDVYRPAAVEQLQTLGEQVGVPVSAEPGVTDVVGIARRALETAQRERDRVVIVDTAGRLQIDEEMMDELKRLKQALQPHEILLVADGMTGQEAVKIAEGFDQALDITGVILTKMDGDARGGAALSIYGVTGKPIKFIGVGEKLDGLEEFHPERMAGRILQMGDVLTLVEKAQSSFDQEQAAKLEKKMLGAGRFDLDDFLTAMRQLQNLGPLENLLKLLPGVNNKMLKNIKVDPQRMKHIEAIILSMTPQERKKPELLNGSRRARIARGSGRPVQEINRLLEQFKEMQKFMKQMKNLQGMMPRGLPRLGGGAGGGFPFAR